A region from the Fusarium musae strain F31 chromosome 1, whole genome shotgun sequence genome encodes:
- a CDS encoding hypothetical protein (EggNog:ENOG41), whose translation MRGKRSKQYRKLMEQFSQTFGFREPYQVLVDAEMVRDSSRFKMDLEPALSRTVHGKVKPMITQCEIRKLYAARNEPGVHEAIDLAKTLERRRCGHHPDDYPEPLSTQECLRSVVDPKDTLQNKHRYVVASQDQEVRRMLRGIKGVPLIYIKRSVMILEPMADESVQVRAKEERSKFRAEIKNQLGKRKREDADDDEKVDKKTDNSSEEQKPKKKKGHGPKGPNPLAVQKPKKAKTEGQQPRKGESTDVKDAPQEGAGKRKRRRRNKATAADDREMDTAAAEVTMAES comes from the exons ATGAGAGGAAAGCGGTCAAAACAATATCGGAAGCTCATGGAGCAGTTCTCCCAGACTTTCGGCTTTCGTGAGCCCTATCAGGTTCTGG TCGATGCCGAAATGGTGAGAGATTCTTCCCGGTTCAAGATGGACCTCGAGCCCGCTCTGTCGAGGACAGTTCatggcaaggtcaagcccA TGATTACTCAATGCGAAATTCGCAAACTTTATGCAGCGCGAAATGAGCCAGGTGTTCATGAAGCCATTGACCTAGCCAAGACTCTGGAGCGAAGACGATGCGGTCACCATCCCGACGATTATCCCGAGCCATTGAGCACTCAAGAGTGTCTTCGATCAGTTGTCGACCCGAAGGATACACTTCAGAATAAGCATCGCTATGTTGTGGCCAGCCAAGACCAGGAGGTACGAAGGATGCTGCGAGGCATCAAAGGAGTCCCCCTCATCTATATCAAGAGGAGTGTTATGATTCTCGAGCCAATGGCGGATGAGAGCGTTCAAGTGCGAGCAAAGGAGGAGAGAAGCAAATTTCGAGCAGAGATCAAGAACCAATTGGGCAAGCGAAAGCGAGAAGATGcagacgacgacgagaaggTCGACAAGAAGACTGATAACAGCTCTGAAGAACAAAaaccgaagaagaagaaaggacaCGGACCCAAGGGGCCTAATCCTTTGGCGGTCCAGAAACccaagaaggcaaagacaGAAGGACAACAACCACGAAAGGGAGAATCTACTGATGTGAAGGACGCCCCACAAGAAGGCGCCGGCAAACGAAAGAGACGGAGGAGAAACAAGGCTACTGCAGCAGATGACCGTGAAATGGACACTGCAGCAGCGGAAGTGACCATGGCAGAGTCATGA
- a CDS encoding hypothetical protein (EggNog:ENOG41): MDKVDLEVGDIVLAMSDGVIDNLWEHEIVARILKSIKEWESGTHAEAHKGDRAGGRNGGMRVAAQDLMEAAREIAVDPFAESPFMEHAIEEGLASEGGKLDDISVVAALCVKNEG, from the exons ATGGACAAGGTCGATTTGGAAGTCGGAGATATTGTACTTGCGATGAGTGACGGGGTTATCGATAATCTTTGGGAGCACGAGATCGTTGCAAGAATACTCAAAAGCATTAAAGAGTGGGAATCTGGGACACATGCAGAAGCTCACAAGGGTGATCGCGCAGGTGGCCGCAACGGTGGAATGAGAGTTGCGGCTCAAGATCTAATGGAGGCAGCCCGGGAAATCGCCGTAGATCCTTTCGCCGAGAGTCCATTCATGGAGCATGCGATCGAAGAGGGTTTAGCAAGCGAGGGTG GTAAACTTGATGATATCAGTGTTGTCGCAGCCCTCTGCGTGAAAAATGAGGGATGA